From the Gymnogyps californianus isolate 813 chromosome 2, ASM1813914v2, whole genome shotgun sequence genome, one window contains:
- the TMEM158 gene encoding transmembrane protein 158 has product MLPLLLPALLAACLPPCQGWSPSAAASGQEEQEQELFLPPVNSSSRSLASLEMDLDGAASKEEGSTASPGTPAAPSQEPFPSAPTSSGQQQQQQQRPQPQGQPPPAEDPHCNISVQRQMLSSLLVRWSRPLGIQCDLLLFSTNSHGRAFFSAAFHRVGPPLLIEHLGLAAGGAQQDLRLCVGCSWVRGRRVGRLRGAAPQAAPAAAAAAAASSSSSSSSSSSSSSLSYPPAAEPGQYWLQGEPLNFCCLDFSLEELKGEPGWRMNRKPIESTLVACFMTLVIIVWSVAALIWPVPIIAGFLPNGMEQRRSTAAGTTTAAAAAAAK; this is encoded by the coding sequence ATGCTGCCGCTGCTCCTCCCGGCACTGCTGGCCGCCTGCCTGCCgccctgccagggctggagcccCTCGGCGGCTGCCAgcgggcaggaggagcaggagcaagaGCTCTTCTTGCCCCCTGTCAACTCCTCCTCCCGCTCCTTGGCCAGCCTCGAGATGGACCTCGACGGGGCAGCAAGCAAGGAGGAAGGCAGCACCGCCAGCCCGGGCACGCCGGCTGCCCCTAGCCAAGAGCCTTTCCCTTCCGCTCCCACCTCCtccgggcagcagcagcaacagcagcagcgtCCCCAGCCGCAGGGGCAGCCGCCGCCCGCCGAGGACCCGCACTGCAATATCAGCGTGCAGCGGCAGATGCTGAGCTCGCTGCTGGTGCGCTGGAGCCGTCCGCTGGGCATCCAGTGCgacctcctgctcttctccaccAACAGCCACGGGCGAGCCTTCTTCTCCGCCGCCTTCCACCGCGTGGGGCCGCCGCTGCTCATCGAGCACCTGGGGCTGGCGGCCGGCGGCGCCCAGCAGGACTTGCGCCTCTGCgtgggctgcagctgggtgcGGGGCAGGCGGGTCGGGCGCCTGCGGGGCGCTGCGCCCCaggccgcccccgccgccgctgccgccgccgccgcctcctcctcctcctcctcctcctcctcctcctcctcctcctcgctctCCTACCCGCCGGCGGCGGAGCCCGGCCAGTACTGGCTGCAAGGGGAGCCGCTGAATTTCTGCTGCCTGGAtttcagcctggaggagctgAAGGGGGAGCCGGGCTGGCGGATGAACCGCAAGCCCATCGAGTCTACCTTGGTGGCTTGTTTCATGACTCTGGTCATCATCGTGTGGAGCGTGGCCGCCCTCATCTGGCCGGTGCCCATCATCGCCGGCTTCCTGCCCAACGGCATGGAGCAGCGCCGCAGCACCGCCGCCGGCACCACcaccgctgccgccgccgccgccgccaagTAG